CGGCCGCGAGCGCGTAGTCGACGGCCGTGTCGAAGTCGGCGTCCGCGAAGACGACGTTCGGGTTCTTCCCGCCGAGTTCCAACGCGACGCGCTTCACGCCCTCGGCCGCCATCGCCATGATCTTCTTTCCGGTGGCCAGACCACCCGTGAACGAGACCAGGTCGACGGCGGGGTGCCGCACCATCGCCGCTCCCACGTTCGCCCCGTCGCCGAGTACGAGGTTGACCACGCCACGGGGCAGGCCCGCCTCCTCCAGCAGCCGGACCAACGTGATCGTGGTGAGTGGTGTCAACTCGCTGGGCTTGAGCACCATGGTGTTGCCCGCCGCGAGCGCGGGCGCGACCTTCCAGGAGATCTGCAGCAGCGGGTAGTTCCACGGCGCGATGAGCGCGCACACCCCGACGGGCTCGTAGACGATCCGGCTGACCACTCCGGGATCTCCGGTGTCGACCACCCGGCCGGCCTCGGCGTCGGCGAGGTTCGCGTAGTAACGGAAGACGTTGGTGACGTCGTCGACGTCGATGCCTCCCTCGGCCAGCGTCTTGCCCGTGTCGATGCTCTCCTCACGCGCGATCTCCTCCCGATCGCGCTGCAGCAGATCCGCCACCCGACGCAGCAGTTCTCCGCGTTGCCGGGCGGGGGTCGCGGGCCACGGACCGTCGTCGAAGGCGCGCCGGGCCGCGGCCACGGCGGCGTCCACGTCCTCCGGACCGGCTTCGGACACGGTCGTCACGGTGCTGCCGTCGTAGGGGTTGAGCACGGCACGACCGTCGGTCGACGCCATCGCCTCGACCCAGGCTCCGTCGATGTAGAGGTCTCTCATGAGGCGGGTATCCCACTCCCTCGTATCCGCGACGTGGTGCACACCACACAATTTGTGTACGCTGGTACATGTTATATGTACGTGCGTACACAGTGAAGGGATAGGGCCGTCACACCCCGTCCGACGTGGTGTGATGTCATTTGCCGGGATCGGCTTGGGAGGGGAGCCAGCGCATGACGGCGCAGCAACCGGCGACACGCAGACGCACCCGTGGTCCGAACGACCCGGACCGTCGCAATCGCATTGCTCGTGCGGCCATCACGGTCATCGCCCAGCGTGGCATCAACGCGCTCACCCATCGCGCCGTCGCGGCGGAGGCGGGGGTTCCCCTCGGGTCCACCACCTATCACTTCGCCACGCTCGAAGACCTGATCGCGAGCGCCCTTGACGAAGCGGCACGACGCAACGTGGCCGCGCTTCGGGAATGGGACGCCGCACTACCCGCCGACGCGGACCTCGCCTCGGCCCTGGCGGAACTGGTGCTCGACTCCGTGACCAGGAAACGCGCCGACACGATCGCCGAGTACAACCTCTACGCGCTCGCGCTCCAGCGACCGCACCTGCGAAACGCCGCCGTCGCCTGGGACAACGCGCTCGCCGAGTTGTTCATCGCCCGCACCGACCCGTTGACCGGGCGGATGGTGGCCACACTCACCTGCGGGCTCATGATGCAGGCGGTACTCGGAGAGGCTCCGCCGCGGCGCGAGGACATCGAGGCGCTGTACCGGCGCGCGCTGGGCTGAACACGGCCGGAGCGCCGCCGCGCGGACACGCGTACGTGAACTGCGAACACGCGTGCGCAGGCTGCGGACACGCGTGCACAGCCTGCGGACACGCGGGTCAGGACAGGGAGCAGGTCGTCACCAGTTCCTGCGGGGTGGCATCGGTCGGGCGGGGGATCGTGGCGGACTCCGGCAGCGGTGCGCCCTCGGCCAGGTAAGCCTCCAGGGCCTCGAAGGCCGTACGGTGGCAGGGAGTCAGTCCCCGCAGCTCGTCGGGGTACTGGTCGACGAACGAGTCGGTGTGCGTGCCGTCCTCGACGCGGTAGTAGCGGTGCAGGTGCCCGCGTCCCTGCTCGCGCACCATCTCGGCGTAGACGTCGGAGTCCTTCCCGATCGGCAGCAGGACGTCGAGCGTGCCGTGCAACGTCAGCAGCGGCTTGCCGATCTTCCCCGTCAGCCCGATGCGCTCGACGGCCCTGTGCACGGACCTCGGCCGCTGCCGGTAGTCGTAGTCGGCGTCGCAACGCGGCGTGCCCGGCGAGCAGAACGGGATTCCGGCCGAAAGCTCGCCGTCGAACTCCGGGTCCAACTCCTCGCGGTAGATCCGCTGGGTCAGGTCCCAGTAGATCTCGTAGTGGGACTGCCACAAAAACTCCGAGCCCGCGACGAACCCGGCGGCCACCATCTCGGCGTGCGCCGCGTCGGCGTCGTCACCACCGGCGGCGTAGCGTGGGTAGGCCGACAACGCCTTGGGCAGGTACTCGATCAGATTCGGCCCCTTCTCCGACCACAGTGCACCTTCCCAATCCACGCCGCCGTCGTAGAGCTCGGGGTGGTTCTCCAACTGCCAACGCACCAGGTAACCGCCGTTGGACAGTCCCGTCGCGATGGTCGTGGTCGGGCGCTTGCCGTAGTGCAGCGTGACCGTGACCTTCGCGGCACGGGCGAGCTGGGTCATCCGACGGTTCCACTCGGCGATCGCGTCGCCCGGACGCCTGCCGTCGGTGTAGAACTCCGATCCGGTGTTGCCCTTGTCCGTGGCGGCGAACGCGTATCCCTTCGACAGCACCCAGTCGGAGATGGCGCGGTCGTTGGCGTACTGCTCCCGGTTCCCCGGCGATCCCGACACCACCAGCCCACCGTTCCAGTGCTCCGGAAGGCGGATCACAAACTGCGAGTCGTGGTTCCAGCCGTGGTTGGTGTTGGTGGTGGAGTCGTCGGGGAAGTAGCCGTCGATCTGCACGCCCGGCACCGGGTCGGGAACCGGGAGCGACTCCTGGGTCAGTCCCGCCCAGTCGGCCGGATCGGTGTGTCCCGTACGCGTGGTCCCCGTGGTGGTGAGGTCGGCCAGACACGCCACCTCCTGGTACTGCGCCCCCGGTACCGGAAGGGGTCGCTCGGTGCACGTGTCCGGAAAGGGTTTCGCCGTCGCCACCGTCCCCGCCATGCCCGGCATCGCGACGAACAACGTCGCCAACACCGCCGCGACCTTGCGCCCGCGCATCTTCCGAAACCTCCGACTCCGGTATCCGGTCCCTCGTCACCGTAGGGGCAGGGATCGCCTTGCGGGATGTGGGAACGCCCCACAGTCGGGCGACGCAATGTGGCCGCCGCCGACATGGCAAGAGATCACCACCCCCTCCTACCGTGGCTTGGATCACGACGACGTGAGGAGGGACTCGTGAGCACTTACGTCCACATGCGACAGCGTTTTCTCCCGCTCCTTCTGGCCCCCTTGCTGGCCTTCCTGCTGGCCGTCGCGTTTCCGACCTCTCCCATGTCCGCCCGAGCGATGCCGAGCGATCCGAAAGCACTCGCGGGCTCCATCACGGAGGTTCCCGACTTCGGAAACAACCCCGGAAACCTGCGCATGTTGCAGTACGTGCCCGAGGATCTTCCCGAAGGCAGGCCGGTGGTGGTCGCCCTGCACGGCTGCACACAGAACGGCACCGACTACGGCCTGGCCTCCGGCTGGGTCGAACTGGCCGAGCGCTGGAAGTTCAGCGTCGTCCTTCCCGAGCAACGCGCGGTGAACAACCTCAGCAACTGCTTCCAGTGGTTCGCCTCGGGCGACACCACGCGAGGCCGGGGAGAAGTGGCGTCGATACTCGGCATGGTCGACCACGCGCTGGCCGCCACCGGAGGTGATGCCTCCCGCGTGTACGTGACCGGTCTGTCGGCGGGCGGAGGCATGACATCGGCCCTGCTCGCGACCTATCCCGAACGTTTCGCCGGCGGCGCCGTGATCGCCGGGCTTCCCTACCGCTGCGCCTCGGCGCTGTACGAGTCCTACACCTGCATGTACCTGGGCAAGAACCTCAGCCCCTCGGCGTGGGGCGATCTCGTACGCGCGGCGAGTTCGCACGAAGGTCCCTGGCCGACGGTGAGCATCTGGCACGGGGACGCCGACCGCACGGTGGTCGTCGCCAACCAGCGCGAACTCGTGGAACAGTGGACCGACGTCCACGGCACCGACGCCGTCGCCGATCGTGAGGACACCGTGGGCGGCTACCCGCGCGCGGTGTACGAGGACGGCGCCGGGCGAGCCGTGGTCGAGTCCGTGACGATCACGGGGATGGGGCACGGACAGCCCGTCGACCCCGGCACCGGCGAGGGACAGTGCGGGCGAGCGGGCGCCTACCTGCTCGACGTGAACGTCTGCGCGGCCTACCACCTGGGACAGACGTGGGGTCTATCGTGATTAGTGCTCCGCTCCGTCCGGCGCGGTGATCACCACGTCCACGGCCACCGGAAGATGGTCGGAGGCGTCCGTGTCGATCACCCGCGCCGAGCGAGCACACACCCCGTCTCTCGCGAAGACGTAGTCGATGCGGGCGCGCGGGGCCACGGAGTCGTAGGTGAAGCCGTCGCCGTCTCCCGCCTTCGGCCACGTGTCGTGCAGCTTCGGGGAAAGTCGCTGGATCTCCGGGGCCTCCGGGATGGCGTTCAGATCGCCCACGAGCACGATCGGCCGGTCGGCGGCGGCGATGACCTCGTTGACGGTCTCGACCTGCGCCCACCGCTCCGCCGGCGAGTCGTGTTGCAGGTGCGTGGAGTAGAAGCGCAGTGGTACTCCACGCACCCGCACGACGGCCTCCAACAGGCCGCGTGGTTCCCCGCCCTCGGGCCTCGGCAGGGCGATGTTGCGGCTGGCCGCGATGGGAAAGCGCGACAGGATCGCCGTGCCGTACCGCCGTCGCGGCATCTTCTCATGGGGCGGGGCCTCGTCGAGGTTCGCGCCGAAGGCCACCCGCATGGCGAGCCGATCGGCCAGCCACCGCGCCTGGTCGACGAACTCGCTGCGTTCACCCCAGCACCGATCCACCTCCTGCAGTCCCACGACGTCGAACGCGGTGTCGGCGATGACGGCGGCGACGTGATCCAGGTGGAGCCGATCGTCCGGCCCGGCACCGTGGTGGATGTTGAACGTCCCCACGGTGACGCGGGAACCCTCCGAGGTTTCGCGGTCCTCCCTCGGCTCCGCTCGCCGAAGGTCACGGGACGCCGACCACACGGTGGCCTCCGGAGTTCAGGTCCAGTCGAGCATCGGCACCCGCCACAACGGTTCCGGAAGCGCGAAGGCGTCCACCAGCGTGCGTGCGTGGGGCCGCAGTTCCCCGCACAGCCGGTTCACCCCGGCGATCACGGCCTTGGCCCGTCCGCTGGTGAGCCTGCCGTGTTCCATGAACCACGCGCGGTCGGCCTCGACGACGGACAGCGCGTACAGGTCGCACACCTTGTCCAACAGCGCCCTCGCCTCGGCGTCCTCACAACGCTCGACGGCCGCGACGAAGGAATCCAGCACCAGACGTTCGACGTGGACTCGCGCCGCACGCAACACGTGGTCCTGGGCGGCGTTGAAGACGTCGAACGCGTTGTCCCGTGTCGCGGCTCGCAACCGCCGCGCCAGCCCGTCGAGGACGTGGGTCTCGCGGTCGGTGAACAGCTTGCACTGCCACGCACGGTCGAACACGACGTCGTCGTCGTCCCTAGCCGGTGAGGCATCGACGATACGTTCGACCACCCTCCTCGCCGCCGTCCGTTCGATCACGGCGCCGACGAACTGCTCGGCCACGAATCGAGCCGTCGCAAGTGGACTGAGGTCCTCGAACTGGAGCCGGTAGTTGGTGAGCAGTCCCTTCGCGACGAGTTGCAACAACACCGTGTTGTCGCCCTCGAACGTGGTGAACACGTCGGTGTCCGCCTTGAGCGAGGGCAACACGTTCTCGGCCATGTAGCCGGCGCCGCCACACGCCTCGCGAGCGGCCTGGATCGTGTGTGTCGCGTGCCAGGTGGCGAGCGCCTTCATCCCCGCGGCACGGGACTCCAGCTCTCGCTGGCGGATCTCGTCGGCCTCCGCGACGTCCTCGGGCGTACCGGTCTGGAGGTCGTGCAGCTCCGCGACGAGGTCCTCCTGCGCGAAGTGCAGCGCATACGTCGTGGCGAGCGCGGGCAGCAGGCGCCGCTGGTGTGCGAGGTAGTCGAGGATGGTGGCCTCGGCGCCGTCCCGGCCCTCGAACTGCTTACGGCGGTCGGCGTAGTGCACGGCGATGGTGAGCGCGCGTTTCGTGGCACTGCCCGCGCTGCCCGCGACGCTGACACGCCCGCGCACCAGCGTGCCCAGCATGGTGAAGAACCGCTTGCCGTCGCTGTCGATGGGACTGGTGTAGGTGCCGTCCTCGGCGACGTCGCCGTAGCGGTTGAGCAGCGCCGAGCGGGGCACGCGGACGTGGTCGAACGTGATACTGCCGTTGTCGACGCCGTTGAGCCCGGCCTTCACCCCGCAGTCCTCGACGGTGACTCCGGGCAGTACCGCGCCGTGCTCGTCGCGGATCGGCACGAGCAGGGCATGCACGCCCCGGCTCTCGCCACCGGTGACGAGTTGCGCGAACACCACTGCCATGCGCCCGTCCCGCGCCGCGTTGCCGATGTAGGTCTTCGACGCCGCCGCGTCGGGCGTGTGCACCACGAACTCGGCGGTGCCGGGGTCGTAGGTGGCCGTCGTGCGCAGGTGCTGCACGTCGGAGC
The window above is part of the Saccharomonospora glauca K62 genome. Proteins encoded here:
- a CDS encoding aldehyde dehydrogenase family protein codes for the protein MRDLYIDGAWVEAMASTDGRAVLNPYDGSTVTTVSEAGPEDVDAAVAAARRAFDDGPWPATPARQRGELLRRVADLLQRDREEIAREESIDTGKTLAEGGIDVDDVTNVFRYYANLADAEAGRVVDTGDPGVVSRIVYEPVGVCALIAPWNYPLLQISWKVAPALAAGNTMVLKPSELTPLTTITLVRLLEEAGLPRGVVNLVLGDGANVGAAMVRHPAVDLVSFTGGLATGKKIMAMAAEGVKRVALELGGKNPNVVFADADFDTAVDYALAAAFVHSGQVCSAGARLIVQDEIHDEFVAELGRRADAIRLGNGLDEGTECGPLVSAEHRAKVERYIERTIAEGARLVAGGRRPSEPELANGFFLRPTVFADCTRDMTAVREEVFGPVVTVERFRDEAEAIRIANDTDYGLAGAVWTNDASVAQRVAGALRHGTVWINDYHPYLPQAEWGGFGKSGIGRELGPTGLDEYREAKHIYHNINPKPMRWFSGGPKEG
- a CDS encoding TetR/AcrR family transcriptional regulator → MTAQQPATRRRTRGPNDPDRRNRIARAAITVIAQRGINALTHRAVAAEAGVPLGSTTYHFATLEDLIASALDEAARRNVAALREWDAALPADADLASALAELVLDSVTRKRADTIAEYNLYALALQRPHLRNAAVAWDNALAELFIARTDPLTGRMVATLTCGLMMQAVLGEAPPRREDIEALYRRALG
- a CDS encoding 3-hydroxybutyrate oligomer hydrolase family protein, encoding MRGRKVAAVLATLFVAMPGMAGTVATAKPFPDTCTERPLPVPGAQYQEVACLADLTTTGTTRTGHTDPADWAGLTQESLPVPDPVPGVQIDGYFPDDSTTNTNHGWNHDSQFVIRLPEHWNGGLVVSGSPGNREQYANDRAISDWVLSKGYAFAATDKGNTGSEFYTDGRRPGDAIAEWNRRMTQLARAAKVTVTLHYGKRPTTTIATGLSNGGYLVRWQLENHPELYDGGVDWEGALWSEKGPNLIEYLPKALSAYPRYAAGGDDADAAHAEMVAAGFVAGSEFLWQSHYEIYWDLTQRIYREELDPEFDGELSAGIPFCSPGTPRCDADYDYRQRPRSVHRAVERIGLTGKIGKPLLTLHGTLDVLLPIGKDSDVYAEMVREQGRGHLHRYYRVEDGTHTDSFVDQYPDELRGLTPCHRTAFEALEAYLAEGAPLPESATIPRPTDATPQELVTTCSLS
- a CDS encoding extracellular catalytic domain type 1 short-chain-length polyhydroxyalkanoate depolymerase, with protein sequence MSTYVHMRQRFLPLLLAPLLAFLLAVAFPTSPMSARAMPSDPKALAGSITEVPDFGNNPGNLRMLQYVPEDLPEGRPVVVALHGCTQNGTDYGLASGWVELAERWKFSVVLPEQRAVNNLSNCFQWFASGDTTRGRGEVASILGMVDHALAATGGDASRVYVTGLSAGGGMTSALLATYPERFAGGAVIAGLPYRCASALYESYTCMYLGKNLSPSAWGDLVRAASSHEGPWPTVSIWHGDADRTVVVANQRELVEQWTDVHGTDAVADREDTVGGYPRAVYEDGAGRAVVESVTITGMGHGQPVDPGTGEGQCGRAGAYLLDVNVCAAYHLGQTWGLS
- a CDS encoding endonuclease/exonuclease/phosphatase family protein, with protein sequence MGTFNIHHGAGPDDRLHLDHVAAVIADTAFDVVGLQEVDRCWGERSEFVDQARWLADRLAMRVAFGANLDEAPPHEKMPRRRYGTAILSRFPIAASRNIALPRPEGGEPRGLLEAVVRVRGVPLRFYSTHLQHDSPAERWAQVETVNEVIAAADRPIVLVGDLNAIPEAPEIQRLSPKLHDTWPKAGDGDGFTYDSVAPRARIDYVFARDGVCARSARVIDTDASDHLPVAVDVVITAPDGAEH
- a CDS encoding acyl-CoA dehydrogenase family protein, producing MELLTEALTRLLDGRWASVRRDVREHLAAQAVRGALDTAGLDVAAHRELIARQLRALAETGRPRLGFPTEYGGGGDIGAAVVSFEMLGFGDLSLMVKSGVQWGLFGGAVHLLGTRYHHERYLPDIMSGALLGCFAMTEVGHGSDVQHLRTTATYDPGTAEFVVHTPDAAASKTYIGNAARDGRMAVVFAQLVTGGESRGVHALLVPIRDEHGAVLPGVTVEDCGVKAGLNGVDNGSITFDHVRVPRSALLNRYGDVAEDGTYTSPIDSDGKRFFTMLGTLVRGRVSVAGSAGSATKRALTIAVHYADRRKQFEGRDGAEATILDYLAHQRRLLPALATTYALHFAQEDLVAELHDLQTGTPEDVAEADEIRQRELESRAAGMKALATWHATHTIQAAREACGGAGYMAENVLPSLKADTDVFTTFEGDNTVLLQLVAKGLLTNYRLQFEDLSPLATARFVAEQFVGAVIERTAARRVVERIVDASPARDDDDVVFDRAWQCKLFTDRETHVLDGLARRLRAATRDNAFDVFNAAQDHVLRAARVHVERLVLDSFVAAVERCEDAEARALLDKVCDLYALSVVEADRAWFMEHGRLTSGRAKAVIAGVNRLCGELRPHARTLVDAFALPEPLWRVPMLDWT